The following are encoded together in the Gordonia insulae genome:
- a CDS encoding LacI family DNA-binding transcriptional regulator, protein MARKNGGRVTLADVARAAGVSTALVSIVMRGVAGAGDETRARVLSIADEMGYVPDQRARKLRQASSRLLGVIFELREPFHGDLVEETYRVAGEVDYDVVISAVAPSRSEDAALDTVVRERCEAVILLGSRLSDDALAGLAERLPVVVVARDSGAPGVGHVRSDDTAGIGLAVEHLVGLGHRRIVHVDGGDAPGAVDRRAGFSAAMAARGLPTEGTIVAGGLTQIDGARATRDLMTGQVPPTAIVAFNDECATGVIDVLVRSGLRVPEDVSVIGYDDARLASRAPVPLTTVSQDAGELAADAVAGALEMIGGGPPPRIVRRPRLVVRATTAPVRR, encoded by the coding sequence ATGGCCCGGAAGAACGGCGGGCGGGTCACCCTCGCCGACGTCGCGCGCGCCGCCGGGGTGTCGACGGCGCTGGTGTCGATCGTCATGCGCGGAGTGGCCGGTGCCGGTGACGAGACCCGCGCGCGTGTCCTGTCGATCGCCGACGAGATGGGTTACGTCCCGGATCAGCGCGCGCGCAAGTTGCGGCAGGCGTCGTCGCGCCTGTTGGGGGTGATCTTCGAACTCCGTGAGCCGTTCCACGGCGATCTGGTGGAGGAGACCTACCGGGTGGCCGGCGAGGTCGACTACGACGTGGTGATCAGTGCTGTCGCACCCAGTCGATCGGAGGACGCCGCCCTCGACACCGTGGTGCGGGAGCGCTGTGAGGCGGTGATCCTGCTGGGTTCGCGTCTGTCCGACGACGCACTCGCCGGACTCGCCGAACGCCTTCCGGTCGTGGTGGTGGCCCGCGACAGCGGCGCGCCGGGAGTCGGTCATGTCCGCAGCGACGACACCGCAGGCATCGGATTGGCCGTCGAACATCTGGTGGGACTGGGTCATCGGCGCATCGTGCATGTCGACGGCGGGGACGCCCCGGGTGCGGTGGACCGTCGGGCCGGGTTCTCGGCGGCGATGGCCGCAAGGGGCCTGCCGACCGAGGGGACGATCGTCGCGGGCGGCCTGACGCAGATCGACGGGGCCAGGGCCACCCGGGACCTCATGACGGGCCAGGTGCCGCCGACCGCGATCGTCGCGTTCAACGACGAGTGCGCCACCGGGGTGATCGATGTGCTCGTAAGATCGGGTCTCCGTGTGCCCGAAGATGTCTCGGTCATCGGCTACGACGACGCGAGGCTTGCGTCGCGCGCGCCGGTGCCGTTGACCACGGTCTCACAGGACGCCGGGGAGTTGGCGGCCGATGCGGTCGCGGGTGCGCTGGAGATGATCGGCGGCGGCCCTCCGCCTCGGATCGTGCGACGGCCGCGCCTCGTCGTGCGGGCGACGACGGCGCCGGTCCGGCGCTGA